The Jatrophihabitans sp. genome has a segment encoding these proteins:
- the purE gene encoding 5-(carboxyamino)imidazole ribonucleotide mutase, whose product MTQQPEQSGRPPQVGVIMGSDSDFPVLAAAGEALAEFEVPFEVRVVSAHRTPEAMLDYARSAAGRGLRVIIAGAGGAAHLPGMVASLTPLPVIGVPVPLKYLDGLDSLLSIVQMPAGVPVATVSIGGARNAGLLAVRILAAADERLRGRIEAFQAELAEIALGKDRALAEKVRTLDW is encoded by the coding sequence ATGACCCAACAGCCTGAGCAGTCCGGCCGGCCGCCGCAGGTCGGGGTGATCATGGGCAGCGACTCGGACTTTCCGGTGCTGGCGGCGGCCGGTGAGGCGCTGGCCGAGTTCGAGGTGCCGTTCGAGGTCCGGGTGGTCTCGGCGCACCGGACGCCGGAGGCGATGCTCGACTACGCCCGGTCCGCTGCCGGCCGCGGCCTGCGGGTGATCATCGCCGGGGCCGGCGGCGCCGCCCACCTGCCCGGCATGGTGGCCTCGTTGACGCCGCTGCCGGTGATCGGGGTGCCGGTGCCGCTGAAGTACCTGGACGGCCTGGACTCGCTGCTGTCGATCGTCCAGATGCCGGCCGGGGTGCCGGTGGCCACCGTGTCGATCGGCGGCGCCCGCAACGCGGGCCTGCTCGCGGTCCGGATCCTGGCGGCCGCCGACGAGCGGTTGCGCGGCCGGATCGAAGCCTTCCAGGCCGAGCTGGCTGAGATCGCCCTCGGCAAGGATCGGGCGCTGGCGGAAAAGGTACGTACGCTCGATTGGTGA